Within the Bacillota bacterium genome, the region TCAAAAAGCTTTTTTATTTTTTTACACTTTGCGTAAGCTATTGTCTCTTCAAGTGTAGGCATTACGCTGAGCTCAGCTTTACTTCCCTGTTTACGCAGGTTTTCAAGCAGCTCGTATGCCTGATTGAAATTTCCGTCACCGCAGAAGACGATAGCATCGATGACAGGGTTTGCCGCGAAATCCTGTCTTTTTGAGAGCAGGTCGGCAAGTGCGTCGATGTTAACAGCAAAACCTGTTGCAGGAAGCGACATGCCGAAACTTTGAATAAGGTCGTCATATCTGCCGCCGGAGATAACGTTGCCGCCGACACCATCAATATAGCCTCTGAATACTATGCCGGTGTAATAGTTTATATGGTGGACAAGCCCCAAATCTATGCTGACGTAATTTTTAAGCCCGAGGTCGACAAGCCTGCGGTATATCGTTTCAAGGTAGGACAGTTTTTCGAGAACTGCAGGATTATCAGTAAGACTTGCGCATTCAGCAAACACTTCTTCTCCTCCGAACAGCTCGGGCAGGCGCTTTAAGATCTGTTTATCTCCTTCAGACTGGGAAAGCCCGTCAAGAATATCATTGAGAGATGCGAAATTTTTTCTTTCTATGAGAGCACGGATGGTTTCGGCGCTTTCCTCATCGATATTCAGGCCAGAGATTATTTCTTTGAAAAGCCCGACATTGCCGATCTCGATGTTGAAATCGACGCCAAACTGTTTCAGCATCTGTGCAGCTGTCATTATAATATCGATATCCGGCAGCAGACCCGCCGCGCCTATTAGTTCGACGCCGCTTTGTGTTGTTTCCGTCCTTTTTCCGTTTTGAAGTCCGCTGACTGAAAAAACATTTTGCGTATAGTGAAGTTTTATTGGAAGCACAGGGTCTTTAAATCTGGTTGCCACGACGCGAGCAATCGGCTGTGTGCAATCAGGACGAAGCACGAGAAGCCTTCCCTTCGCGTCGGTCATTTTGAACATTTCCTCCTGCGGCAATGGGTCGCTGTTTGAAGTGAAAACGTCATAAAACTCGACAGACGGGGTTTTAACCTCGCTGTACCCCATATCTTCAAAGAAAACTTTTATATCTTCAGAAACCTTGTTTTTAGCTGAACAGCTTGCAAATAACAGATCTCTTGTTCCATCAGGAATCTGTGTATTAAATCTTGACATTAGGTCACCGCCCTTATACTTTATCACTTTACTATACTACTATAATACCATATTAAATTATTTTGTCAATCCCTCCATTGTAATTTTCAAATATATTTGTTATAATTAGTTTCTGTTTAATACATACAGGTCATAACAGCTGTATTTAGCATACTATATTCTTATGATTTTCAGGGAGGGACATTTATGAGTGAATACGGAATATTCAGCGACCCTGAGGATGTGAAGCTGACGATTATGTTTGCGCTTAAAAGTCTCGGACACCCGGCAATTTTTGACCATTTAAATGAGATCGTCATTTCCTCCGGACGTGTCAATTATTTTGACGAGCAAAGCGAGATAGAAGCTCTTTTAAACTCTAAACATATTTCGAAAGAATCTATCGGAGATACAGAATATTTCGTTCTGACGGAACTGGGGCATGAAACGATAGATATTCTAGAGATGCGTCTTCCCTATTCCGTAAGGGAACGGATCATAAAAGACACCGTTAAGTTGGAAGCAAAAATAAAATATAACGCACAGACAAGGGCTCAGATAAAGGATTCAGAAAACGGCTTTATCGTCACATTAGGCATTATCGACGGATCGGAACCGCTTTTTGAGGTATCGCTTTTGGTTTCAAACAGACAGCAGGCGGAAACAATATGCAAAACATTCAAGGAAGACCCTGAGGGCATGTATGCCGATCTTGTAACAGTTATGACGAGAAATATTAAGTAACTAAATTATCGTGAAAAAAAGACTGAAAAAATAGCAAATTTTTTCAGTCTTTTTGTATTTTTATCTAATTAATTCCTTAAATGTTTTTATAGTGTTTTCGTACATTTTTAGCTTCTTCTTACTGGTGCTCGCCGGATAATCCATGTATGAAACACCGATCAGGTAATCATCCGGAATAGCTTTAAATGACTCCATTTTCGCAAGCTTGCTGTCCTTCTTTTTAACTACCACACCGTCGACTGCCTTATCGCTTACGTCTTTTACATTGACAAATTCAAGTCCAATATCTTTGAAGTGTGCATATTCCTCGGGGCTTAAGATAAATAGGAACGGACTTCCTGAAGCAAGTTCGACCGAAAGCTTTTGCTGCATTGCCATTGCGTAATCGCTGTCCGAATTGCCTTTACTGTCTTTTGTTAAAAAAATCGGGGTTATCTCAGGAGTGTTTTTCTTATCGCCGTCAAGATCTGTTACATACTTCGAAAGATCATTTTCCATAGCGTCAACCTGATCGCCTTCAATATAACACGATCCGACATATAGAGCATACATATCAGTGTCGACATGAGTGACAATGCTTACAATCGTGGAAATGATTATTATCAGAGCAGCAATAGCTATTACAGTATGCCATGTATAATAGTCGAAGAAATACGTCAGTTTCGCTTTTGGGGT harbors:
- the hisZ gene encoding ATP phosphoribosyltransferase regulatory subunit, which codes for MSRFNTQIPDGTRDLLFASCSAKNKVSEDIKVFFEDMGYSEVKTPSVEFYDVFTSNSDPLPQEEMFKMTDAKGRLLVLRPDCTQPIARVVATRFKDPVLPIKLHYTQNVFSVSGLQNGKRTETTQSGVELIGAAGLLPDIDIIMTAAQMLKQFGVDFNIEIGNVGLFKEIISGLNIDEESAETIRALIERKNFASLNDILDGLSQSEGDKQILKRLPELFGGEEVFAECASLTDNPAVLEKLSYLETIYRRLVDLGLKNYVSIDLGLVHHINYYTGIVFRGYIDGVGGNVISGGRYDDLIQSFGMSLPATGFAVNIDALADLLSKRQDFAANPVIDAIVFCGDGNFNQAYELLENLRKQGSKAELSVMPTLEETIAYAKCKKIKKLFETGETVTVMEVEAQK
- a CDS encoding DUF4364 family protein, producing the protein MSEYGIFSDPEDVKLTIMFALKSLGHPAIFDHLNEIVISSGRVNYFDEQSEIEALLNSKHISKESIGDTEYFVLTELGHETIDILEMRLPYSVRERIIKDTVKLEAKIKYNAQTRAQIKDSENGFIVTLGIIDGSEPLFEVSLLVSNRQQAETICKTFKEDPEGMYADLVTVMTRNIK